One segment of Thermococcus sp. AM4 DNA contains the following:
- a CDS encoding LEA type 2 family protein, with protein MGMIGRVIGIAFIILVIWGGYVAYALNSASPKVSVAWGAVSEKTTEIKVNVTLKRPLLVPLSIEELKFLFMGEEIGKLGEFGYSPFGTEVRASLEIDNEKIIDAILKYFENGERGNLTIVARPKVLFFSKRIEVSREIDEKILEKIHLKAPSQSVAGLSILKTPELKDTVVRYEGREGNKAVFVTELVLYNPNPYPIPILKTGYKVWVNGLKIGEGESVRTTVIPAGGTVKLPVKTYVLVSNIPKAWEMHVRNNETSTVRAEVFMRIQISVPGFSGTKDVTLKTINQTVKTDIMGEINRALSEV; from the coding sequence ATGGGAATGATCGGAAGGGTCATTGGAATAGCCTTTATAATCCTCGTAATCTGGGGAGGATACGTTGCGTACGCGCTGAACAGCGCCTCCCCAAAGGTCTCGGTGGCGTGGGGGGCGGTCTCCGAGAAAACGACTGAAATCAAGGTTAATGTAACCCTCAAAAGGCCACTCCTGGTCCCGCTCAGCATCGAAGAGCTGAAGTTCCTGTTCATGGGGGAGGAAATCGGAAAGCTCGGCGAGTTCGGGTATTCCCCGTTTGGGACCGAGGTCAGGGCCAGCCTTGAAATCGATAACGAGAAGATCATCGACGCGATCCTGAAGTACTTTGAAAACGGGGAGCGCGGAAACCTGACAATCGTGGCCAGGCCGAAGGTGCTCTTCTTCTCCAAGAGGATCGAGGTTAGCAGGGAGATAGACGAAAAAATCCTCGAAAAGATCCACCTCAAGGCCCCGAGCCAGAGCGTGGCGGGACTCTCGATACTCAAAACTCCCGAGCTGAAGGACACCGTGGTGAGGTACGAGGGCAGAGAGGGCAACAAGGCGGTTTTCGTGACGGAGCTCGTCCTGTACAACCCCAACCCGTACCCGATACCGATACTCAAAACGGGCTATAAGGTCTGGGTGAACGGTCTGAAGATCGGGGAAGGCGAGTCCGTCAGAACGACCGTTATTCCCGCAGGTGGAACGGTAAAACTGCCGGTCAAAACCTATGTTCTCGTGTCGAACATCCCCAAGGCCTGGGAGATGCACGTGAGGAACAACGAAACGAGCACCGTGAGGGCGGAGGTGTTCATGAGGATTCAGATCTCGGTGCCGGGCTTCTCCGGAACGAAGGACGTGACGCTCAAGACGATCAACCAGACGGTGAAAACGGACATCATGGGCGAGATAAACCGGGCGCTTTCCGAGGTCTGA
- a CDS encoding NAD(P)/FAD-dependent oxidoreductase — protein sequence MVSEDGNGRFYDVVIIGAGPAGLFAAYELAEKSDLSVLVIDEGGDVKQRVCPMFELGYCIECKPCHIMSGVGGAGGLSDGTINLRPDIGGDLSELTNDENYAWQLVWEVDQIFLRHKAPRNLYKGDLEQVRYWEQRAAQAGVKFIPIIQRHIGSDRTPDVIDDIKRHLESKGVRFLLWTKALEFGKGWVKVRRGKDVFEIKARYIIVAPGRGGADWFHEVAQKIGLKARHGPIDVGVRVEVPAIVMEPITSINHDPKFHIYTDTYDDFVRTFCTNPNGFVVEERYDGYVGVNGHSMHEKKSNNTNFAFLSRIELTEPVEDTTAYGKSIAQLATTIGGGKPLIQRLGDLRRGRRSTWARIRRSDVEPTLKNVTPGDIAMALPHRVVTNIIEGLEKLDKVLPGVASDHTLLYAPEIKYYAMKVEVDENLETSIDGIFAAGDGAGLSRDIVNAAATGLLAARGILKKEGLYTEKDFRKPDNWRKIIEELT from the coding sequence ATGGTCTCCGAAGATGGGAACGGAAGGTTCTACGACGTTGTTATTATCGGAGCCGGCCCGGCCGGGCTTTTCGCGGCCTACGAGCTGGCTGAAAAGAGCGATCTGAGCGTTCTCGTCATCGACGAAGGCGGTGACGTCAAGCAGAGGGTCTGCCCCATGTTCGAGCTGGGTTATTGCATAGAGTGCAAGCCCTGCCACATAATGAGCGGTGTTGGAGGAGCCGGCGGATTAAGCGACGGCACGATAAACCTCCGCCCGGACATCGGAGGCGATTTAAGCGAGCTGACGAACGACGAGAACTACGCCTGGCAACTCGTCTGGGAGGTCGACCAGATTTTTCTGAGGCACAAGGCACCGAGGAACCTCTACAAGGGCGACCTGGAGCAGGTTAGATACTGGGAGCAGAGGGCGGCGCAGGCCGGCGTCAAGTTCATCCCGATAATCCAGAGGCACATCGGTTCGGACAGGACGCCAGATGTCATAGACGACATCAAGCGGCACCTCGAGAGCAAAGGTGTGAGGTTCCTCCTCTGGACGAAAGCACTGGAGTTCGGGAAGGGCTGGGTGAAGGTGAGGAGAGGAAAGGACGTCTTCGAGATTAAGGCCCGCTACATAATCGTCGCCCCCGGCAGGGGTGGAGCGGACTGGTTCCATGAGGTGGCTCAGAAAATAGGCCTCAAGGCCCGTCACGGCCCGATTGACGTTGGCGTCCGCGTCGAGGTTCCCGCGATAGTGATGGAGCCCATAACGAGCATAAACCACGACCCCAAGTTCCACATCTACACAGACACCTACGACGACTTCGTGAGGACATTCTGCACCAACCCGAACGGCTTCGTCGTCGAGGAGCGCTACGACGGCTACGTCGGCGTAAACGGCCACTCGATGCACGAGAAGAAGAGCAACAACACCAACTTCGCCTTCCTGAGCAGGATAGAGCTCACCGAGCCGGTCGAGGACACGACGGCCTACGGCAAGAGCATAGCTCAACTGGCAACAACGATAGGCGGTGGAAAGCCCCTCATTCAGCGCCTCGGCGACCTGAGGAGGGGAAGGAGGAGCACGTGGGCAAGGATAAGGAGGAGCGACGTCGAGCCGACGCTGAAGAACGTAACGCCCGGCGACATCGCGATGGCCTTACCGCACCGCGTTGTTACCAACATCATAGAGGGCCTTGAGAAGCTCGATAAAGTTCTACCCGGCGTTGCCAGCGACCACACTCTCCTCTACGCGCCGGAAATCAAGTATTACGCAATGAAGGTCGAGGTCGATGAGAACCTTGAAACGAGCATCGATGGAATCTTCGCCGCTGGCGACGGAGCCGGTTTGAGCAGGGACATCGTCAACGCGGCCGCTACCGGACTTCTGGCGGCGAGGGGAATACTCAAGAAGGAGGGCCTCTACACGGAGAAGGACTTCAGAAAACCGGACAACTGGCGCAAAATAATCGAGGAATTGACGTAA